AAAATCGGTAAGTGAGAAAAAAGATTGTTTGTCCATTTTTCCGTTTTCATCTTTGTATTGATGCATTTCGAAATTGGGGTAATTTCTATAAGTGTCTATTAGTTGATCTCTTGTATTGCCAACGCCCATGCCACTTTTGGTTTTGAATTTTGAACTTTTTGTTTTTATTACATAGATCTGTTTAGCCATGGGTTTGTTTTCTCCTATCCATTGGTCCATGAGTATTACATCTACATTTTCTCCGTACAAGTTAACTTTATTTGTTTTTTGATAATCTTCAAAAATTTGCAAATCTTTTTTAGCGATTTTATCTGCTTCAGTTTTAGACATAAAAACTTTAAAATCTCCAATTCTTAAAGTTGATATTTCAAAATTTTGTGCCAAAAAAAAATGACAAAATCCTAATAATAACAATAGGCTAAACTTTTTCATATTGCGCGGTTTTTGAATTTTTAATTAAATATAATCCTAGAAAAGTTAAAAATCCATTAAGAACAATAAGTTCAACACCGATTCTGTAATTTGTGTAATGGCTTACAGCAAAGTTAATAATATAGGTAAGAACTGGTGCTACCAAAGTTATTGCCAAAATACTTCCTTTTTGGGAAATTTGATATTTTGTGAAAATTCCAAATGCGAATAATCCCAGTAGCGGTCCATAGGTGTAACCAGCAACTTCCATGATGAGATAGACAATCGATTTGTCGTTTATCGCCTTGAAAATCATAATTAAAGCAAAGAAAATTACTGTGAAAATTAAATGGACTTTCATACGAAGACGTTTTTTTTCTTTTTCAGATTTTGTTTGGTCTTCATTGATGTTAAGGATATCCACACAGTAAGAACTCGTCACTGCTGTGAGTGCGCCATCCGCAGATGGAAACAAAGCTGAGATAAGTCCAATAATGAAAATCACCGAAATGAAAATCGGGAAATAACCTTGCAAAGAAAGTGCTGGGAAAAGGTCGTCTCCCATAATGTTGGTGATATTACCAGCCGCATCTTTCATCCCAAAAACATTGGAAATGCTTTCTTGTTCGTTAATGATGTTGGTGATTTGTGCATATTCGGCACCATTTTGCAATGCAAATAAATACAAAAGACCACCTAAAAATAAAAATGCAAAATTCACGATTAACAAAGTTCCGGCAAAAGTCAGCATGTTTTTCTTAGAATTTTTGAGATTGTCCACAGAAATGTTTTTTTGCATCATCTCTTGATCCAATCCTGTCATCGCAATAGTGATGAACATTCCTCCAATGATGGTTTTCAAAAAGAAGGTTTTAGAATTGACATCGGTATTAATAAGATGCGTATAATTTTGTTTTTCTAAAAGTGAATAAGCTTCTCCGAATGAAATATTAAGATGATTCAGAATATATATAATACAAGCTGCCAAACTAATAATCATGAAAGATGTTTGCAAAGTATCCGTAATAACAATTGTTTTAACACCACCTTCAAAAGTATAGAGCAGTACCATTAATAATAAAACCAAAGCCGTTAACCAAAATGGAATTCCGATCTGTTCGAGTAAGAAAATCTGTAAAACATTTACCACCAAATATAATCGTGCTGTTGCGCCAATAGCTCTAGAAATGATAAAAAAGAAAGAGCCAATTTTGTGCGCTTCAACATTGAATCTTTTTCCGAGATAGGTATAAATCGAAGTCAAATTCATGCGATAATAAAGCGGCAGAAGAATGGCAGCAACGATGAAGTAGCCAATGAAAAAACCAACAACCATCATGTAATATTCGAAACCACCAAAAGGATAATCGCCAGCCGTCATTTTGCCAACTGTGCCAGGTACAGAGATAAAAGTCACGCCAGAAAGACTGGTTCCAATCATCCCAAAAGCTACAAGCCACCATTTACTTTTTTTATTTCCGATGAAGAAAGATTGGTTGTCCGAGTTGCGGCTGGTGAAGTACGAAATCACCAATAATCCGATAAAATATGCAAATACAAAAAGTAGTAATAATGTAGCAGGATTCATTCTTAAAATTTAATTGAAAACAAAAATAAGCTTTTACAGAGATTTATTATCATACATCAAGCGTCTTTTTTAATAATGGAATTAATTTTGCAGAAGCTTTTAAAAATCAATTTATTATGAAAAAATTATTCTTATCTTTTATGTTGTTGTTAGCGACGACTTTTACGTTTGCACAATCAACTTGGTCTGTTGACCCGATGCACTCATCATTCAATTTCAATATCAAACATATGGGGATTAGTTTTGTACAAGGGCGTTTCGATAAGTTTGATGGTTCTATTTTAACACCAGGCGCAGATCTTAAAGATGCGAAATTCGATTTTACAATTGATGTTGCATCTATTGATACAGATGTTGAACCCCGTGATAATCACTTGAAAAGCGCAGATTTTTTCGATGTGGAAAAATTCCCAAAAATGACTTTTAAAAGTACAACAGTTAACAAGGCTAAAGGGAATGCTTATGTTGTCGCTGGGGATTTGACGATAAAAGGCGTGACTAAGCCAATCGTGGTGACGCTAACTTATGGTGGTAAAACCAAAGATCAACAAGGTAACGAAAAAATGGGTATCCAAACCAATTTTAAAATCAACCGTTTCGATTATGGTATAAGCTATGATCCGTCAGGAACGGCGCTAGGGAAAAATGTCGATATCAGCGTATTTGCGGAATTGACAAAGAAATAAGTTTTTTTAGTTATAATGTGTGTGGATCCGTTTTTCAGTTTTTGAGAAACGGATTTTTTTGAATTATAAACTATGTTAAAAATTCGTTTATCCTAATATTTGAAGTTAATTTTGCAACAATGAAAAGTCCTTTTTTACAATCAGATTTCCTGAAAAAGTTCAGCATTGTTTGTCTGGGTCTTGCTATTTTGGCGTCGTCTTGTAGTATGAAAATGGTGATTACCCAATCTCTGAATATCGAAAACTATTCGGGGCAAAGTAATAAATTAACAACGCATTGTTCTTTCTCAGCTTTAGAAAAAGAAGTCGTTAATGTTTTTTCTGAGCAGAAAAAATCACAAGACTTCTCAGACTTTTCTATTATAAAATACAATTTGTCGGCGTTTGGCCACTTTGATAAAACAACATCCAATTTTCCGTTATCGCGCTCCGTTCCGCTTTACATTCTTTATCAACAATTGCGGGCATCTTTGCTTTCATAACTCTTTATCCGCTTTTCTAGTAACTAAATTAGAAATTATTTAAAAATAAAGTTTTATGAATCCGAAAATTAAAAATATAATGAAAAAATCATTTAATATCGTCCTAATTGGACTTGCGCTGTCTATTGTTTTTGTGCCAGAAGTTAAAGCTTATGCACATCAAGGCCTTATGAAATTAGGTTTTTTTCAACCTAAAATAGAATTGCCATCAGAAATTAAGTCCGAAAATAAAAATTATAACAACGGAAAAGAATCCAATTTCCAAATGTCATTTGTTGATACAAAAGGAAATACACTAAGTTTAGAACAACTAAAAGGAAAAGTTGTTTTTCTTAATATTTGGGCAACTTGGTGTGGGCCGTGTATTGCTGAAATGCCTTCTATACAAAAGCTTTATGACAAGTTTAAAGACAAAGAAGATGTTGCTTTTGTAATTTTGGAAGCAGAATCTAATAAAAATAAAGCAGTGAAATTTATGACCAATAAAAAGTTGGATTTACCTTTATATTTTCCTTCAGAAAGTATTCCTTCAGAAAGTATTCCATCGGAGATTTTCCGAGGAAGTTTGCCAACTACGGTAATCTTTGATAAAAAAGGAAATATCGCACATGTCACGGAAGGAATGGCTGACTATTCTGGAGAAGATATTGTAGATTTCCTCAACGAAGTTCGAGCCATGAACTAAATGAAAATCCGAGCTTAATACTCGGTTTTTTTATTTTTTAACATCAAGTTACAAGTCCAATACAAGCCTGTGGCGGCAATGGTCAAGATAATCCCAGAGCCAATCCATAATGTATTAAAACCTAAATCGCTAGCAACATTGGTTCCTAAAATCGGTGTTATTATAAACGAAAACGAAAAAGCCATACCGTTCAGTCCCATGTAAGCGCCTTTGTTGCCACCTTGTGATCGCATTGCTGTAAGGGTCGACATAAAAGGTAATGCCAGAATTTCACCAACACTTAATATCGTCATTGATAATAATAGTGTTAAAATATGATGGTCAAAAGCCAAAAGTGTGTACGAAAGTCCACAAGCAAAAGCGCCTAGAAATAATGTCTGCGCAATAGTCCAATGTTTTTCAGCAAAGTTGACGATGAGCATTTCTAAAACAACAATGATAAAACCGCTGTATCCCAAAACATAGCCAATTGTCGTTTGGTCAAGATGTGCAACTTCTTTATAAAAAATCGGAATGGTATTGAAAAATTGGAAAAAACAAACCGAAAAAATCATACATAAAAGACAAAACAAAATAAACTGAAAGTCTTTATAAGGCGATTTTCCTTTGGCTATATTTAAATTTTTCTGTTTGTTCTGTTTTTGTTTTGCTTGGAAAATTTTGTTTCGTTTTCTGAAAAATACCACATACATCACACCAGCAACCAAAGCAGCAACAGCATTAACACCAAATAAAAAATTGTAGGATATTGCGGACAAAATTCCACCAAGCGCTGGCCCAATGGAGAAACCAAGGTTAATAGCCATTCTGTTCAACGAGAAGGCACGTGTTATATTTTGAGGTTTTGCATATTTGGTTATCGCTACAGAATTGGCTGGACGAAAGGATTCGCTGATAATGCTCTGTATTAAAATTATTGTCATCATCCCTTCCAGACTCGGAAAGTAAGGAATTAGTAAAAATAAAGGCACACTCAAAAACAAACTAATGCTTTGTACGCGGTATTCCCCAACTTTATCCGTTAGAAAACCGCCAATCCATGAGCCAATTACGGAGCCAATGCCATAAAACATCAGTACAAGTCCTGCTTCTTTTAGTCCAAAATGTAATTTGTCGGTCATGTAAACGCCCAAAAATGGTAAAACCATAGAGCCAGATCTGTTGATTAACATTACAATCGACAGCATCCAAGCTTCTTTGGATAAACCTTTAAAAGAATCTGCATATATTCTGAAAAGCCCCAAATTTTAAATTTTCAGCAAAGTTAAGCTTTCTGTCTTGGAACCAAATGGAAAGCGACCTCATTTTGAAGTCGCTTTTTAAAAATTTGTTAATCTTTAGTAAGCGGTTTCATGGACTTTCACAGCACGTCCGCTTGGGTCATTCATTTTTTTGAAAGCTTCATCCCATTCCAAAGCTATTGGTGTAGAGCAAGCGACCGATGGTACCGAAGGAACACAAGAAGCGGC
This genomic stretch from Chryseobacterium sp. POL2 harbors:
- a CDS encoding YceI family protein translates to MKKLFLSFMLLLATTFTFAQSTWSVDPMHSSFNFNIKHMGISFVQGRFDKFDGSILTPGADLKDAKFDFTIDVASIDTDVEPRDNHLKSADFFDVEKFPKMTFKSTTVNKAKGNAYVVAGDLTIKGVTKPIVVTLTYGGKTKDQQGNEKMGIQTNFKINRFDYGISYDPSGTALGKNVDISVFAELTKK
- a CDS encoding sodium:solute symporter — protein: MNPATLLLLFVFAYFIGLLVISYFTSRNSDNQSFFIGNKKSKWWLVAFGMIGTSLSGVTFISVPGTVGKMTAGDYPFGGFEYYMMVVGFFIGYFIVAAILLPLYYRMNLTSIYTYLGKRFNVEAHKIGSFFFIISRAIGATARLYLVVNVLQIFLLEQIGIPFWLTALVLLLMVLLYTFEGGVKTIVITDTLQTSFMIISLAACIIYILNHLNISFGEAYSLLEKQNYTHLINTDVNSKTFFLKTIIGGMFITIAMTGLDQEMMQKNISVDNLKNSKKNMLTFAGTLLIVNFAFLFLGGLLYLFALQNGAEYAQITNIINEQESISNVFGMKDAAGNITNIMGDDLFPALSLQGYFPIFISVIFIIGLISALFPSADGALTAVTSSYCVDILNINEDQTKSEKEKKRLRMKVHLIFTVIFFALIMIFKAINDKSIVYLIMEVAGYTYGPLLGLFAFGIFTKYQISQKGSILAITLVAPVLTYIINFAVSHYTNYRIGVELIVLNGFLTFLGLYLIKNSKTAQYEKV
- a CDS encoding TlpA family protein disulfide reductase, which codes for MKKSFNIVLIGLALSIVFVPEVKAYAHQGLMKLGFFQPKIELPSEIKSENKNYNNGKESNFQMSFVDTKGNTLSLEQLKGKVVFLNIWATWCGPCIAEMPSIQKLYDKFKDKEDVAFVILEAESNKNKAVKFMTNKKLDLPLYFPSESIPSESIPSEIFRGSLPTTVIFDKKGNIAHVTEGMADYSGEDIVDFLNEVRAMN
- a CDS encoding MFS transporter, translated to MLSIVMLINRSGSMVLPFLGVYMTDKLHFGLKEAGLVLMFYGIGSVIGSWIGGFLTDKVGEYRVQSISLFLSVPLFLLIPYFPSLEGMMTIILIQSIISESFRPANSVAITKYAKPQNITRAFSLNRMAINLGFSIGPALGGILSAISYNFLFGVNAVAALVAGVMYVVFFRKRNKIFQAKQKQNKQKNLNIAKGKSPYKDFQFILFCLLCMIFSVCFFQFFNTIPIFYKEVAHLDQTTIGYVLGYSGFIIVVLEMLIVNFAEKHWTIAQTLFLGAFACGLSYTLLAFDHHILTLLLSMTILSVGEILALPFMSTLTAMRSQGGNKGAYMGLNGMAFSFSFIITPILGTNVASDLGFNTLWIGSGIILTIAATGLYWTCNLMLKNKKTEY